The uncultured Subdoligranulum sp. genomic sequence CGTGGCGATGACCAGGGAGAAGGCGGTCATGAGCATGGTATTGATGAGAGCAGGCATGAGGGAGACGTTTTCGGAGTTGTATTCCCACTCAAACAGGGAGGGTTTGAGGTTGGGAATGCCCATGACCAGGATGTAGCCGATGAGGAAGAGCAGCACGGCGGCGGTGAGCAGGGCGGCCAGCCGCACCAGCCACCGCAGGATGCCGGCCTGAACGCGGGCCGCACGGCGGTTGCGGTTGCCCTGGGGGAAGATCATGCGGGCGTTGGCCCGGGCCATACCGGCGGATTTTGCGCCGCCCACGGTGATCTCAGGCATTCTTGCTGCCCCCTTTCACGATGCTGAAGCAGAGGTTGATGAGGAGAATGAAAACGAAGAGCACCACGCCGGTGGCGATGAGGGCCTCCCGGTGGAGGTCGGCGGCATAGCCCATCTCGATGACGATGTTGGAGGTCATGGTGCGCAGGCCCTGGAACAGTCCCTTGGGCATCCAGGTCTGGTTGCCGGCCACCATGACGACGGCCATCGTCTCGCCGATGGCGCGGCCGATGCCCAGGATCACGGCAGAGAGCACACCGCTCTTGGCGGCGGGCAGCACGGCGAAGAAGACGCTGCGCTCATGGGTGGCGCCCAGCGCCAGGCTGCCTTCATAGTAGCTGGAGGGCACGGCGTCCAGGCTCGTTTTGCTCACCGTGATGATGGTGGGCAGGATCATGATGCCCAAAAGCACCGCGGCGGTGAAGAGGCTCATGCCCTTGCCGCTCTTGACGCCCAGCACATGCTTGAAGAAGTCGCTCTTGACCATGGCCTGGACGGCAGGCACCAGCACGATCATGCCGAAGAAGCCGTAGACCACCGACGGGATGCCGGCCAGCAGCTGGACGGCGGGCAGCATGACCCTGTTGACGGCCGGGGAGGCGAACTTGGACATATAGATGGCGGTGAGCAGGCCGATGGGCACGCCCACGATGATGGCGCCCGCCGTGACGTAGATGGACCCCAGGATCATGGGCAGAATGCCGTAGATATCGTTGCCGGGCTTCCAGGTGGTGCCCAGCAGGAACTTCAGGGGGCCGATCTCAAAGATGGTGGGCAGGCCGTTGGCGAACAGGAAGATACAGATCAGCGCGACGGCCAGAATCGAGATGCAGGCGCATCCCGTAAAGACGCCCTGCATGACCCATTCCCGGGTCTTGGCGGTTTTCGTTTTCATTTTCCTATACACGCTCCTTGGGTTCTACCAGAAAAAGCGGCTGTCGCTGCCGGAGCTGCAACAGCCGTTGGATGCGAGGTTTACTGCAGATCAGACCAGACGGTGGCTTCCCCGGTGTAGATGCTCTTGATCTGGTCAACGCTCAGATCGGAGACGGAGTTGGCGGGGTTGACCACCACCGCGATGCCGTCCATGGCCAGCACGGTGGCCTGGGCGCCCTCGGCGGTCTCGGTGTCCTTCAGCTCACGGCTGGCCATGCCCACGGTGTAGGTGCCGTCCAGCGCACCGGTGACACCGGTGGTGGAGTCGGTGGTGAGCAGTTCCACGGTGGCGTTGGGGTTGACGGTCTTGTAGGCCTCGATGAGCTTCTCCATCAGCGGAGAGACCGAGGAGGAACCGCCCACCGTGATGCTGCCGCTGGGCTGGGTGGAGGTGTACTCGGTGCCCTCACCGCCGATGTAGCCATCCTCGGTGGCCAGGGCCTGGCCGTCGGGGCTCATGCAGTAGGCGATGAAGTCCACGGCCACGGGGTCGGTGGGCTCACCGTTGGTGACGATGTTGAAGGGACGGGCCAGGGTGTAGGTGCCGTTGGAGACGTTCTCGGCGGTGGCTTCCACGCCGCCCACCGTGACGGCCTTGACGGTATCGTTCAGGGAACCCAGGCTGATGTAGCCGATGGCGGTCTCATCGTTGGCCACGGCGGTCATGACGCCGTTGGTGGAGTTCTGGGTGGCAGCGGCCTGGGTGGTCATGTCCTCCTTCTCGCCGGCGTCGTTCTTTTCCTCCACGCCGGTCAGCTCAATGAAGGCGCCACGGGTGCCGGAACCATCCTCACGGGTGATGACCGTGATGTCCTGGTCAGTGTCGAAGTCGGAAGCCTCGGTGGATTCGGAAGCGGCCTCGCTGGTGGAGGCGGCGGTGCTCTCCGAGGAGACAGCGGTGCTCTCCGAGGAGGCAGCGGTGCTCTCGGAGGCGGTGCTGCCGCAGGCAGCCAGGCTCAGTGCCATGCTGGCGGCCAGCACGGAGGCAACTACAGAAGTACGTTTCATAACTGTTTCTTCTCCCTTTTTACCAAATCTCTCAATGTATCTTTGGTGGTTTTGCTGCTCCCTTTCCTCCGGGAGCAGGTTTATTGTACCGCGAAGATTTTCTTGAATCGACCATAGTGAGGTACAATCGGCGTAAAGAATGCGCAAAGTGCACAGTTTCTATGCAAAGAAATTGTAAAATAGGTAAAATTTTTGCAAAGTCGGGCCCGTGGGAAGCGCAAAAACGACGATAACCGGCACATTTTACATGGATTTTACAAAACCTTTACCATTCCCTGCTGGTGCAGCGGCGAATCCATCCATTATAATAGAGAACGGTATAGGGCGCGGGTTGGGTCCGCGCGGTTTTACAAAAACCTGAATAAGAGAAATGGATGTGTACTACGAGATGAGCATTTTCAACGTGTTCACCCTCATGGGCGGCATTGCCATGTTCCTGTATGGCATGGACCTTATGGGGAAAGCTCTGGAACAGACCGCCGGCAGCAAGCTGCAGGGGATCCTGTCCTCGATGACCTCCAGCCCCATCCGGGGCCTGCTGCTGGGCATGGCGGTCACCGCCGTCATTCAGTCCAGCGGTGCCACCACCGTCATGGCCGTGGGCTTCGTCAACTCCGGCCTGATGGAACTGCACCAGGCCATCGGCGTCATCATGGGCGCCAACATCGGCACCACCGTCACCGGGTGGCTGCTCTCCCTGTCCGGCCTGGAAGGTGAGAGTTTCTTCATCAACATGCTCAACCCCAACGCCTGGAGTCCCATCCTGGGCTTCATCGGCATCTGGATGTTCATGATCGGCAAGGACCGCAAGCGGGGCATCGGCCAGATCATGCTGGGCTTCGCCATCCTCATGGCCGGCATGAACACCATGTCCACCGCCATGGCTCCCCTGGCCGACGAGCAGTGGTTCATGGACCTCTTCCTCAGCTTCTCCAACCCGATCCTGGGCGTGGTGGCCGGTGCGGTGCTCACCGCCATCCTGCAGTCCTCCTCCGCCTCGGTGGGTATCCTGCAGGCGCTGAGCAGCACCGGTGCCGTCACCTACTCCGCCGCCGTGCCCATCATCATGGGCCAGAACATCGGCACCACCGTCACGGCGCTGATCTCCTCGGCGGGCGCCAACAAGAACGCCAAGCGCACCGCCTTTGTGCATCTGTATTTCAACGTCATCGGCGCCATCGTCTTCCTGTGCGGTTTCTACGGCCTGAACGCCCTCATCGGCTTCAGCTTCTTTAACGAAAACGCCAACACCTTCGGCATCGCCATCGTCCACACCGTCTTCAACGTGGTGACCACCGCCATCCTGCTGCCCTTCAACCGGCTGCTGGAGCGTCTGGCCATCATGACGGTGCCCGACACCGCCGCCGACCGCGGCCCCGAAGAGCACGCCCTGCTGGACCAGCGCCTGCTGACCACCCCCTCGGTGGCGGTCAACCGGGCCATCCTGGTGGGCGGCGACATGGCCGAGATCTGCCGCACTTCCCTGTTGCAGGCCATGTCCACCACCCGCAAGTGGGATGACGCCCTGGCCGACGAGGTCCGCCGCAAGGAGGACGCCGTGGACCACTACGAGGACGCCCTGGGCACCTACCTGGTACAGCTGTCCAGCCGCACCTTAAGCAAGGAGGACACCCGCGCCACCAACACGCTGCTGCACACCATCGGCGACTTCGAGCGCATCTCCGACCACTCGGTGAACCTGCTGGAGACCGCCGAGGAGATCCGGGACAAGAACATCCGCTTCAGCGACGAGGCCCTGGACGATCTGAGCGTGCTGGAAGCGGCGCTGCAGGACATCGTCAACCGCACGGTGGACGCCTTCCAGAAGCACGACTGCTACGCGGCAGGCAAGATCGAACCGCTGGAGGAAGTGGTGGACGGCCTGGTGCGGGAGGTCAAGACCCGGCATATCGCCCGTCTGCAGGCGGGCACCTGCACCATCGAGTACGGCTTCGTGCTGGATGACCTGCTCACCGATTACGAGCGCATTGCCGACCACTGCTCCAACATTGCGGTGGCCATGATCGAGGTGGCGGACGACAAGTTCGACACCCACGAATACCTCAACAGCATCAAAAACGGCGGCAGCGTGAAGTTCGAGCAGCGGTACGAGAAGTACCGCGGCCGCTACACCTTCCCCCCGGAGGGGTCCGCCGAATCTGAGCCTGTTCCCGCCGCTGCCGAGGCCGGACAGGCGTAAAAGGAGTTTGGAATTTTCATGATCTATATCGTCGAAGATGACGCCAGCATCCGCGAGCTGGAACAGTACGCCCTGCAGACCAACGGCTACGAGGCCGCCGGCTGCGAGGACGGCGCCAGCTTCTGGGCCGCGCTGCGGGATTCCGCCCCCGACCTGGTGATCCTGGACGTGATGCTGCCCGACGAGGACGGCTACCAGATCCTCAACAAGCTGCGGGCCGACCCCGCCACCCGGACCATCCCGGTCATCATGGTGACGGCCAAGACCAGCGAGATCGATGTGGTGAAGGGGCTGGACCACGGGGCCGACGACTATCTGTGCAAACCCTTCGGCATCATGGAGTTCATTTCCCGGGTGAAGGCGGTGCTGCGCCGGGCCCAGGCGGCCGCCCCCGCCCCGGCCCCCAAGACGCTGCACTTCGGCCCCATCGTCATGGACGACGTGGCCCGCACCGTCCGGGTGGACGGCGCCCCGGTGGAGCTCACCTTCAAGGAATACGCCCTGCTCCATCTGTTTCTCGAACACCCCGAGCAGGTGCTGGCCCGGGATCGCATCATGAAGGAGGTGTGGGACACCGACGATCTGCTGGAATCCCGCACCATCGACATGCATGTGCGTACCCTGCGCCAGAAACTGGGCGCCGCGGGGGAATCCATCCGCACGGTGCGCAAGGTAGGCTACAAGCTGAGCACGGAGGGCGCCGATGAGTGACGAGGAACGCCGGCAGATCCGGCCCCGCAGCATGACCCGGCGCTACCGGCGGGGGCTGATCCTGGTGGGAGTTCTCTGCGTGGTGGCCACCCTTACGGCGGCCACCTTGCTGTTCCAGCGCAGCTACACCGGGCACGTGGACCGCTACCTGCAGGCGCTGTGCACCACCCTGTCGGACGCCTACCGCCTGGCGGGGGACGGGAACGCCGACGCCCTGGCCGATCTTGCCGGCGATACCGGCGTGCGGTGCACCCTCATCGACGGGGACGGCACGGTGCTCTACGACAGTGAGAGCACCGCCCCCCTGACCAACCACGCCGACCGGCCGGAGGTGCGCCAGGCGCTGGAGAGCGGCGCCGGCAGCTCCACCCGCCAGAGCCAGACGATGGGCCGGGAGACCCACTACTACGCCCTGCGGCTGGACACCCCTGCCGGGACGCAGATCCTGCGGGTGGGCGAAGAGGTGGATAACCTGTGGGGCCTGAGCGCCGACACGCTGCCGCTGCTCATCGGGGCGCTGGTGGTGATCCTGCTGGGCGCGGGGCTGCTCTCCGCCTGGCTGACAAGGCTGCTGGTCCAGCCCATCAACCGGCTGGCCGAGAACCTGGACACCATCGAGGCGGACGTGCCCTACGAGGAACTGATCCCCCTGGCCCGCACGGTGCAGACCGACCGCAAGCTGCGGGAAAATAACGAGACCATGCGCAGGGAATTCACCGCCAACGTGAGCCACGAGCTGAAGACGCCGCTGACCAGCATTTCGGGCTACGCCGAGCTCATCGAGACCGGCATGGCCAAGAGCGCGGATGTGCCGGCCTTTGCGGCCCGCATCCACAAGGAAGCCAAGCGGATGATCGCCCTGGTGAGCGATATATTGCAGCTCAGCGAGCTGGACAGCACCCAGGCGGCCCGGGGCACCCCGCCCGACATGGGGCCGGTGGACCTGGCGGCGCTGGTGAAGGAGATCGCCCAGACCATGACGGTGAACGCCCGCAAGGCCTATGTGACGCTGCAGTACGACGCCCGCCCCGCCACGGTGGAGGGCTGCCGGGACCAGCTGGTGGAGCTGACCACCAACCTGTGCGACAACGCCATCCGCTACAACCGTCCGGGGGGCCATGTGGACCTGCGGTGCGGCGTGGGGCCGGACGGCTGCCCCTACCTGGAAGTGGAGGACAACGGCATCGGCATCCCCCAGGACAGCCAGTCCCGGGTGTTCGAGCGGTTCTACCGGGTGGACAGGAGCCGGTCCAAGGCCACCGGCGGCACCGGACTGGGCCTGGCCATCGTCAAGCATATCGCCCTGCTCCACGAGGCACGCATCGACCTGCAGAGCCAGGTGGGCACCGGCACCACCATCCGGGTCACATTCCCCCAAAAAAATTGAGCCAACGGAGGAACTTTGTAAAGTTCCTCCGTTGTTTTGTGTGGATCAGCGTGGTATACTACCCTGTGTACAATTGTCAAAACAGGTACGGTCAAAGGAGCAATCTTTCATGAACGAACAGTGGCTTGATCTCTTCCGCAACGAGATTCAGGAATTCACCCAGAAGACCCGGGCTTTCGCCGCAGGCGAAATGTCCCGCAAGGACTACAAGGGCGCTTCGGGCGGCTTCGGCACCTACGCCCAGCGGGACGGCACCAAACACATGCTGCGCCTGCGCATGCCCGGCGGCCGCCTGACCGGCCCCCGGCTGCAGTTCCTGGCCCGCATCGCCAGCCAGTACCGCATCGCCCCCATGAAGCTGGCCACCTGCCAGACCATCCAGCTGCACAACCTGGCCCCCGAGCTGATCCCCATCCTGATGGAGGGCGCCATCGACTGCGACATCATCACCCGCGGCGGCGGCGGCGACAACCCCCGCAACGTCATGGCCAGCCCGCTGACCGGCGTACAGCCCGGCGAGGCCTTCGACGTGCTGCCCTGGGCCGAGGCGGCCAGCAACTATCTGCTGTCCATCTGCCGGGACATCCACATGCCCCGCAAGCTGAAGGTGGCCTTCTGCAACGGCGTGGATGACTGCGTCCATGCCACCTTCCGGGATATGGGCTTCATCGCCCAGCCGGACGGCACCTTCCGGCTGTATATCGCCGGCGGCCTGGGCAACAACCACCGCATGGGCGTGCTGGCCGTGGAGAGCCTGCCCGCCTCCGATGTGCTCTACGCCATCCGGGGGATGATCGACGTCTTCTGCGCCCACGGCAACTACGAGAACCGCGCCAAGTCCCGTACCCGCTACCTGCAGGAGACGCTGGGCGCCGAGGAACTCTGCCGTCTGTTCAACGAGGCCCTGGCGGCCCGCAAGGCCGAGGGCGGCCTGGACCTCAACCTGACCCCCGCCGCCGTCACCAAGACCGGCGAGGGCAGCCTCACCGACGCCCGGGCCATCCCCCAGAAGCAGGCCGGCCTCTACGCCGTGGTGTACCATCCCATCGGCGGCATCCTGCCCACCGACAAGCCGGCGGAACTGGCGGCGCTGCTGGGCGATATGCCCGCCGCCGAGTGCCGCGTGGCCCCCAATGAGACGCTCTACGTCATCAACCTGACCGCCGACGAGGCCCGCCGCGTGCTGGCGGCCACCGCCGACGGCGCCAAGACGGTCTTTGAGACCAGCGTGGCCTGCATCGGCGCGTCCATCTGCCAGCAGGGCGTGCGGGACAGCCAGGGTGCGCTGCATGCCTGCGTGGAGGCCGTGCGGGAGGCCGGTATCCCCGACGGTGCCCTGCCCAGGATCTGCATCTCGGGCTGCCCCTCCAGCTGCTCCGGCCATCAGGCCGCGGCCATTGGCTTCCAGGGCTGCGTCAAGCCGGTGCCGGGCAGCACCCCCGCCCCCGCCTTCCGGATGTTCCTGGGCGGCAGCGACGCCCTGGGCGCCGAGAAGTTCGGCGACGCGCAGGGTGTGGTCTATGAGAGCGACCTGCCCGACCTGCTGGTGGAGCTGGGCCGCGCGGCGGCTGCGGCCGGTGAGAACTGGGAGACCTGGCACACCGCCCACGCCGACGAGATGAAGGAGATCCTGGCCAAGTACCTGTAACTTAGTAAACGGCAAGCCCCGCGGTGTAAAAGGCAAGCGCCTTTTGCCCTGCGGGGCTTTTGGTTGACTTGACACCGCCCACCGGGCAGGATATACTGGGCAGACAAACCAACTGAAAGGAAACAAAACCATGATGAATCGTATTTTTCCTGTCCTGTGCACGGCGCTGCTGCTGACGGGCTGCGGAGCCTCCACGGTGGCGGAGAGTTCCGCCCCGGCCCCCGGTAGCGAAACGGCGGAATCCGCCCCGGCCAGCCCCGAGACGGCGGTC encodes the following:
- the pstC gene encoding phosphate ABC transporter permease subunit PstC → MKTKTAKTREWVMQGVFTGCACISILAVALICIFLFANGLPTIFEIGPLKFLLGTTWKPGNDIYGILPMILGSIYVTAGAIIVGVPIGLLTAIYMSKFASPAVNRVMLPAVQLLAGIPSVVYGFFGMIVLVPAVQAMVKSDFFKHVLGVKSGKGMSLFTAAVLLGIMILPTIITVSKTSLDAVPSSYYEGSLALGATHERSVFFAVLPAAKSGVLSAVILGIGRAIGETMAVVMVAGNQTWMPKGLFQGLRTMTSNIVIEMGYAADLHREALIATGVVLFVFILLINLCFSIVKGGSKNA
- a CDS encoding Na/Pi cotransporter family protein, encoding MDVYYEMSIFNVFTLMGGIAMFLYGMDLMGKALEQTAGSKLQGILSSMTSSPIRGLLLGMAVTAVIQSSGATTVMAVGFVNSGLMELHQAIGVIMGANIGTTVTGWLLSLSGLEGESFFINMLNPNAWSPILGFIGIWMFMIGKDRKRGIGQIMLGFAILMAGMNTMSTAMAPLADEQWFMDLFLSFSNPILGVVAGAVLTAILQSSSASVGILQALSSTGAVTYSAAVPIIMGQNIGTTVTALISSAGANKNAKRTAFVHLYFNVIGAIVFLCGFYGLNALIGFSFFNENANTFGIAIVHTVFNVVTTAILLPFNRLLERLAIMTVPDTAADRGPEEHALLDQRLLTTPSVAVNRAILVGGDMAEICRTSLLQAMSTTRKWDDALADEVRRKEDAVDHYEDALGTYLVQLSSRTLSKEDTRATNTLLHTIGDFERISDHSVNLLETAEEIRDKNIRFSDEALDDLSVLEAALQDIVNRTVDAFQKHDCYAAGKIEPLEEVVDGLVREVKTRHIARLQAGTCTIEYGFVLDDLLTDYERIADHCSNIAVAMIEVADDKFDTHEYLNSIKNGGSVKFEQRYEKYRGRYTFPPEGSAESEPVPAAAEAGQA
- a CDS encoding ATP-binding protein, producing MSDEERRQIRPRSMTRRYRRGLILVGVLCVVATLTAATLLFQRSYTGHVDRYLQALCTTLSDAYRLAGDGNADALADLAGDTGVRCTLIDGDGTVLYDSESTAPLTNHADRPEVRQALESGAGSSTRQSQTMGRETHYYALRLDTPAGTQILRVGEEVDNLWGLSADTLPLLIGALVVILLGAGLLSAWLTRLLVQPINRLAENLDTIEADVPYEELIPLARTVQTDRKLRENNETMRREFTANVSHELKTPLTSISGYAELIETGMAKSADVPAFAARIHKEAKRMIALVSDILQLSELDSTQAARGTPPDMGPVDLAALVKEIAQTMTVNARKAYVTLQYDARPATVEGCRDQLVELTTNLCDNAIRYNRPGGHVDLRCGVGPDGCPYLEVEDNGIGIPQDSQSRVFERFYRVDRSRSKATGGTGLGLAIVKHIALLHEARIDLQSQVGTGTTIRVTFPQKN
- a CDS encoding response regulator transcription factor, which gives rise to MIYIVEDDASIRELEQYALQTNGYEAAGCEDGASFWAALRDSAPDLVILDVMLPDEDGYQILNKLRADPATRTIPVIMVTAKTSEIDVVKGLDHGADDYLCKPFGIMEFISRVKAVLRRAQAAAPAPAPKTLHFGPIVMDDVARTVRVDGAPVELTFKEYALLHLFLEHPEQVLARDRIMKEVWDTDDLLESRTIDMHVRTLRQKLGAAGESIRTVRKVGYKLSTEGADE
- a CDS encoding substrate-binding domain-containing protein; amino-acid sequence: MKRTSVVASVLAASMALSLAACGSTASESTAASSESTAVSSESTAASTSEAASESTEASDFDTDQDITVITREDGSGTRGAFIELTGVEEKNDAGEKEDMTTQAAATQNSTNGVMTAVANDETAIGYISLGSLNDTVKAVTVGGVEATAENVSNGTYTLARPFNIVTNGEPTDPVAVDFIAYCMSPDGQALATEDGYIGGEGTEYTSTQPSGSITVGGSSSVSPLMEKLIEAYKTVNPNATVELLTTDSTTGVTGALDGTYTVGMASRELKDTETAEGAQATVLAMDGIAVVVNPANSVSDLSVDQIKSIYTGEATVWSDLQ
- a CDS encoding nitrite/sulfite reductase; protein product: MNEQWLDLFRNEIQEFTQKTRAFAAGEMSRKDYKGASGGFGTYAQRDGTKHMLRLRMPGGRLTGPRLQFLARIASQYRIAPMKLATCQTIQLHNLAPELIPILMEGAIDCDIITRGGGGDNPRNVMASPLTGVQPGEAFDVLPWAEAASNYLLSICRDIHMPRKLKVAFCNGVDDCVHATFRDMGFIAQPDGTFRLYIAGGLGNNHRMGVLAVESLPASDVLYAIRGMIDVFCAHGNYENRAKSRTRYLQETLGAEELCRLFNEALAARKAEGGLDLNLTPAAVTKTGEGSLTDARAIPQKQAGLYAVVYHPIGGILPTDKPAELAALLGDMPAAECRVAPNETLYVINLTADEARRVLAATADGAKTVFETSVACIGASICQQGVRDSQGALHACVEAVREAGIPDGALPRICISGCPSSCSGHQAAAIGFQGCVKPVPGSTPAPAFRMFLGGSDALGAEKFGDAQGVVYESDLPDLLVELGRAAAAAGENWETWHTAHADEMKEILAKYL